From the Borrelia turicatae 91E135 genome, one window contains:
- a CDS encoding P12 family lipoprotein has translation MKKSTLVVCMLILLCLLSCDINAFNELLDKTRERFLEGNKLEENKECEKEQEGQLDVLKNKLEGGVQQVVQEKPLAPVNNAIPVFKYPQQVYPYYVQEEIDIKEEDITPNTKYEKAAQAEIEKIKRALGDYEFDQLIEDALKLKNECDRLESSFYGALSELNNKIGSYPRDNNGKRQKLIQFRDQLNGKRFDINRLTSRIGGELLSELSSAMVFFDLAQKTLKESITERLKNKYKSYRLSRNSDFLAQKSRSDAENSLEQLESSVPKLNESKGKKKEIEELVQGAKSFLRSLHR, from the coding sequence ATGAAGAAGAGTACTTTAGTAGTATGTATGTTAATATTGTTGTGTTTGTTGTCATGTGATATAAATGCCTTTAATGAATTACTAGACAAAACAAGGGAAAGATTTTTAGAAGGGAATAAATTAGAAGAAAATAAAGAATGTGAGAAAGAGCAAGAAGGTCAATTAGATGTTCTTAAAAATAAGTTGGAAGGAGGAGTACAACAAGTAGTGCAAGAAAAGCCTTTAGCACCTGTTAATAATGCTATTCCAGTATTTAAATATCCTCAACAAGTGTATCCATACTATGTCCAAGAAGAAATAGATATAAAAGAAGAAGACATAACTCCAAATACTAAGTACGAAAAAGCTGCACAAGCAGAAATTGAAAAAATAAAGAGAGCCCTTGGTGATTATGAATTTGATCAATTAATTGAGGATGCACTTAAACTTAAAAATGAATGTGATCGATTAGAATCCAGTTTTTATGGTGCCCTCTCAGAGCTTAACAATAAAATAGGAAGTTATCCTAGAGATAACAATGGGAAGAGACAGAAACTAATTCAGTTTCGCGATCAGTTAAATGGGAAAAGATTTGATATTAATAGGTTGACAAGTCGAATCGGAGGAGAATTACTTAGTGAGCTAAGCTCTGCAATGGTGTTTTTTGATCTAGCCCAAAAAACTTTAAAAGAATCTATTACTGAGAGATTAAAAAATAAATATAAAAGTTACAGGTTGTCAAGAAACAGTGATTTTTTAGCTCAAAAGTCACGAAGTGATGCAGAAAATTCTTTAGAGCAATTAGAATCTTCTGTTCCAAAGCTAAATGAGTCTAAAGGAAAAAAGAAAGAGATAGAAGAACTAGTGCAAGGAGCTAAATCTTTTCTAAGAAGTCTTCATAGATAA